Proteins encoded together in one Phyllostomus discolor isolate MPI-MPIP mPhyDis1 chromosome 6, mPhyDis1.pri.v3, whole genome shotgun sequence window:
- the LOC118501089 gene encoding elongation factor 1-alpha 1-like — protein MHHEALGEALPGDNASFNVKNMSVKDVHCGNVARESKNDPPMEAAGFTVQVIILNHPGQISAGYAPILECHIAHVACKFAELKEKIHHCSGKKLEDGPKFLRSGDAAIVDMVPGKLMCVESFSDYPSLVCFAVCDRRHLLLVSSKAVDKKAAGTDKATKSAQKAEKAK, from the coding sequence ATGCACCATGAAGCTTTGGGCGAGGCTCTACCTGGGGATAATGCAAGCTTTAATGTCAAGAACATGTCTGTCAAAGATGTTCATTGTGGCAATGTGGCTCGTGAGAGCAAAAATGACCCACCAATGGAAGCAGCTGGTTTCACAGTTCAGGTGATTATACTGAACCATCCAGGCCAAATCAGTGCAGGATATGCACCTATTCTAGAGTGTCACATAGCTCACGTTGCTTGCAAATTTGCTGAGCTGAAGGAAAAGATTCATCATTGTTCCGGGAAAAAGCTGGAAGATGGCCCAAAGTTTTTGAGATCTGGAGACGCTGCTATCGTTGATATGGTTCCCGGCAAACTGATGTGTGTTGAGAGCTTCTCTGACTATCCTTCTCTGGTCTGCTTTGCTGTCTGTGACAGGAGACATTTGCTGTTGGTGTCATCAAAAGCAGTGGACAAGAAGGCAGCTGGAACTGATAAAGCCACTAAGTCTGCCCAGAAAGCTGAGAAGGCTAAATGA